One Paenibacillus riograndensis SBR5 DNA segment encodes these proteins:
- a CDS encoding CynX/NimT family MFS transporter: MSSSEQLLKKQDAISTTGIRKQARIWFMIAGIIFIAANLRAPLTSVGPLVGLIRENVHISNTLAGLITTVPLIAFALLSPFVPKLGRRYGVERIMLISLILLVIGIAVRSLSGAVTLFVGTAVLGFAITICNVLLPSLIKREFPLQMGTMTGVYSVSMNLSGAIASGISVPLAVGAGLNWQGALGVWGILSVISILFWAPQLKAPAKSAAVASSSAGNDHHVNIWRSPLAWQVTLFMGLQSTIFYVLVAWLPEILKDQGISSSQSGWFLSIMIIASLPLSFIVPVIAGRMRNQRLLVVITTLLLLTGTLGLLYGSIHLVLLWTIILGIGSGFAFGLSMMFFGLRTRSAHQAAELSGMAQSIGYLLAAMGPALIGYLHDATHSWSVPFLILACASALLGIIGLGAARNRFVI; the protein is encoded by the coding sequence ATGAGTTCATCAGAACAATTGTTAAAAAAACAGGATGCAATATCCACTACCGGTATCCGCAAGCAAGCGAGAATCTGGTTCATGATCGCAGGAATTATTTTTATCGCAGCGAATTTGCGTGCTCCCCTCACCTCGGTGGGACCATTAGTCGGTCTTATCCGGGAGAACGTGCATATTTCGAATACCTTAGCAGGCCTGATTACCACAGTTCCACTGATTGCATTTGCATTGTTATCCCCTTTTGTACCAAAATTAGGACGCAGATATGGTGTGGAACGGATTATGCTGATTTCCCTTATTTTGTTGGTCATCGGTATCGCTGTTCGCTCGTTATCCGGGGCGGTAACCTTGTTTGTTGGAACCGCTGTTCTGGGGTTTGCTATCACTATATGTAATGTATTACTACCGAGCCTGATTAAACGGGAATTTCCGCTGCAAATGGGGACAATGACAGGGGTTTATAGTGTTTCCATGAATCTAAGCGGGGCGATTGCTTCAGGTATTAGTGTTCCCTTAGCTGTGGGGGCAGGCTTGAACTGGCAAGGTGCTTTGGGAGTATGGGGAATACTTAGCGTCATCTCCATCCTCTTTTGGGCACCGCAGCTCAAGGCTCCGGCGAAATCAGCCGCTGTTGCCAGCAGCAGCGCAGGGAACGACCACCATGTCAATATATGGCGCTCTCCGTTGGCTTGGCAGGTAACTCTTTTTATGGGATTACAATCAACCATTTTTTATGTGCTGGTGGCATGGCTGCCTGAAATACTAAAAGACCAGGGCATTAGTTCAAGTCAATCCGGCTGGTTTCTCTCAATTATGATTATAGCTTCACTCCCCCTTTCGTTCATCGTTCCTGTTATAGCCGGGCGCATGCGTAACCAACGGTTGTTAGTGGTTATTACAACGCTTCTGCTTTTGACCGGAACACTTGGACTTCTCTATGGCAGTATCCATCTGGTTCTGTTGTGGACTATTATTCTTGGTATTGGGTCGGGTTTTGCCTTTGGCTTGTCAATGATGTTTTTTGGCTTGCGTACCCGGAGCGCCCATCAAGCGGCTGAATTATCGGGCATGGCCCAATCCATCGGATATCTGCTGGCCGCAATGGGCCCGGCACTGATTGGATACTTGCATGATGCCACCCATAGCTGGAGCGTTCCATTCCTGATATTGGCTTGCGCTTCTGCCCTACTCGGTATCATTGGACTGGGTGCGGCTAGAAATCGATTTGTTATCTAA
- a CDS encoding FadR/GntR family transcriptional regulator — MLTQTQRLTLVEQVAYQIQGKIENGEWRVGMRIPPEPELMEQLQVSRNTLREAIRALTYAGLLKTRQGDGTYVCSSSVLGSVIEKVINHTDMLESLEVRYALEREAAALAASRRSEEDLEAIRTCLDKCRQAAGQQDLKAYAHWDVEFHKMVIAASHNQLMGNLYNHITEALHNMVLETEDFKNAFYHDSHDLLYQAIANRDCPQAEEAVRLYIEKARTKMC, encoded by the coding sequence TTGTTAACTCAAACTCAACGTTTAACCTTGGTGGAACAGGTGGCCTACCAAATCCAGGGGAAGATCGAAAACGGCGAATGGCGGGTAGGGATGCGTATTCCTCCAGAGCCAGAGCTAATGGAACAGCTTCAAGTCAGCCGTAATACCTTGAGGGAAGCCATTCGGGCTTTAACGTATGCGGGGCTGCTGAAGACCAGACAAGGGGACGGAACCTATGTCTGCTCCTCAAGTGTCTTGGGGTCAGTGATCGAAAAAGTGATTAATCATACCGATATGCTTGAGAGCCTGGAGGTCCGATATGCATTGGAAAGAGAGGCTGCTGCCCTGGCTGCGTCCAGGAGAAGCGAAGAAGATTTGGAGGCGATTCGGACATGTCTGGACAAGTGCAGACAAGCAGCCGGCCAGCAGGATCTCAAAGCTTATGCCCACTGGGATGTCGAGTTTCACAAAATGGTGATTGCTGCTTCACATAACCAATTGATGGGGAATTTGTACAACCATATTACCGAGGCACTGCACAACATGGTTTTGGAAACAGAGGACTTCAAAAATGCTTTTTATCACGACTCTCATGACCTGCTGTATCAAGCCATTGCCAATCGGGATTGCCCTCAAGCCGAGGAGGCAGTTCGTTTATACATTGAAAAGGCCCGTACTAAAATGTGCTAA
- a CDS encoding MTP-1 family protein produces MWRKLTLQEQRIEFEAAKKIYESATLKFHGVDGLDVYNISIPFKRNGKRYLFGRVEHREEWARSWVRLFEETGQDEWTVVKDSMIYTLEDPYISEIGDELVMGGTHVQYQSGRYSTFFGYFFRGTELDNLYYFTTGPNKMKDIRLVPLTDGKIGVFSRPRSTEMRGKFGSESMIGFTVIDRLEELTADVIENAPYIHGIFGEGEWGGVNQAYLLDSGKIGVIGHICYQDKDENGGEVKVYLNMAFVFDPTTRESSDLHMIGSRPCYPPGPSKAPYLADCVFSSGIVMRPDGKADLYSGIGDCQAGRITIDYPFAGNGHLV; encoded by the coding sequence GTGTGGAGAAAGTTGACCCTGCAAGAGCAAAGAATTGAATTTGAAGCGGCAAAAAAGATATATGAGAGTGCAACCTTGAAATTTCATGGTGTGGACGGTTTGGATGTCTACAATATTTCGATCCCATTCAAACGGAACGGGAAACGCTATTTGTTCGGACGGGTAGAACACCGCGAGGAATGGGCCCGCTCTTGGGTCCGGTTATTCGAGGAAACGGGACAGGATGAATGGACTGTGGTAAAAGACAGCATGATCTATACTCTGGAGGACCCTTACATCAGTGAGATTGGTGATGAGCTTGTAATGGGCGGGACTCATGTACAGTACCAGAGTGGAAGATACAGTACGTTTTTCGGCTATTTCTTCCGGGGCACCGAACTCGACAATTTGTACTACTTTACTACCGGGCCTAACAAAATGAAGGATATCCGCCTTGTTCCGCTCACGGACGGCAAGATCGGCGTCTTTTCGCGTCCGCGCAGCACCGAGATGAGAGGCAAATTCGGCAGCGAATCCATGATCGGCTTCACGGTTATTGACAGACTGGAAGAGCTGACCGCGGACGTCATCGAGAACGCACCTTACATTCACGGCATTTTCGGAGAAGGCGAATGGGGAGGCGTCAATCAGGCTTATCTGCTGGACAGTGGTAAAATCGGCGTCATCGGACATATCTGCTACCAGGATAAGGATGAGAATGGCGGGGAAGTGAAGGTGTACCTGAACATGGCCTTTGTCTTTGATCCAACTACCCGGGAGTCATCTGACCTTCATATGATTGGAAGCCGTCCCTGTTACCCGCCGGGACCATCCAAGGCACCGTATTTAGCCGACTGTGTTTTTTCTTCGGGCATTGTGATGCGCCCGGACGGCAAAGCCGATCTGTACAGCGGCATTGGCGATTGCCAGGCAGGGCGTATTACAATCGACTATCCGTTTGCAGGAAATGGGCATCTTGTATAG
- a CDS encoding carbohydrate ABC transporter permease, with protein sequence MKTFSISKTVMYALISIYSALSLLPMLLVLMISVTDEDAILKNGYSLFPEKFSLYAYKLIFTGGSQVMQSYGISIFVTIVGTALAILITSMAGYTLANKNVKYRNLLALYFFITMIFSAGIVPWYLMNRSLGLTNNILALIIPSLLFSPFNLFLVRNFMNGVPDSLRESATIDGASDITIAFRIYLPLCKPVLATIALFYGLDYWNNWWNAIMLIDSKELYPLQFMLLQMQSEISMLNEMTMLAGSSDITLPSESVKMATAVVTIGPIIFLYPYLQKYFVKGLVIGSVKG encoded by the coding sequence ATGAAGACGTTTTCAATCAGTAAGACGGTTATGTATGCTCTGATTTCAATATATTCGGCGCTTTCTTTGCTTCCGATGCTGCTGGTGCTGATGATCTCGGTTACGGATGAGGATGCCATATTGAAGAACGGCTACAGCCTTTTTCCGGAGAAGTTCTCCCTGTATGCCTATAAGCTGATCTTTACGGGTGGCTCCCAGGTCATGCAGAGCTACGGAATCTCCATTTTTGTCACGATCGTCGGCACGGCGCTGGCGATTCTGATTACCTCCATGGCCGGCTATACACTGGCGAACAAAAACGTGAAATACCGCAATCTGCTGGCGCTTTATTTTTTTATCACCATGATATTTTCCGCCGGGATTGTGCCCTGGTATCTGATGAACCGGTCGCTTGGGTTGACCAACAATATTCTTGCTCTGATCATTCCGTCGCTGCTGTTCAGCCCGTTCAACCTCTTCCTTGTGCGCAATTTCATGAACGGGGTTCCAGACTCCCTGCGGGAGTCGGCAACCATTGACGGGGCCAGCGATATTACGATTGCCTTCAGGATCTATCTTCCGTTATGCAAGCCGGTACTGGCGACGATTGCGCTCTTCTACGGACTTGATTACTGGAACAACTGGTGGAATGCGATCATGCTGATTGACAGCAAGGAATTGTACCCGCTGCAATTTATGCTTCTGCAGATGCAATCGGAGATCAGCATGCTGAACGAGATGACGATGCTGGCCGGATCCAGTGATATCACGCTTCCTTCGGAATCGGTCAAGATGGCGACAGCGGTTGTGACGATCGGGCCGATCATATTCTTGTATCCTTACTTGCAGAAGTATTTTGTCAAAGGACTGGTAATTGGTTCGGTCAAAGGCTGA
- a CDS encoding S-layer homology domain-containing protein, translating into MRKLLSCVLGISLVIHANIALAEQSSKFKDVPDHFWGQEYIERAIQHKIVEGYPDGTFKPDAKVSQSEFIAMLIRSYQPSDFSSSQKSQNWAEPYLSYIHKLGWTELQPSEQAALNRGNVARYLASAAGKNFTVDDSIQYLLDIGIAKGKTERSLQGFNKNEPVTRTEALAFIERLKYRFDELKSIPKTTEKYKSDLAQKDVYTIPEQNISIQFPQQWKNKYEVVTATNTDVKTKSYNFIDKSNKKYGGTLFTLTVWPKEVWSSEGPELMKNIHIYKIGERENVVFTINTPTDVQYATEDLALKTEYLNLSNDIQEKGIDFIID; encoded by the coding sequence ATGAGAAAATTGTTATCATGTGTTTTGGGCATAAGTCTCGTCATTCATGCGAACATAGCCCTGGCAGAGCAGTCAAGCAAGTTTAAAGATGTTCCAGATCACTTTTGGGGACAGGAGTACATTGAAAGAGCCATTCAGCATAAAATCGTTGAAGGCTATCCTGACGGGACGTTTAAACCCGATGCGAAGGTAAGTCAAAGTGAATTTATTGCGATGCTCATCAGAAGCTATCAGCCCTCCGATTTTAGTTCAAGCCAAAAGAGCCAAAACTGGGCCGAACCTTATCTAAGTTACATTCACAAACTTGGGTGGACAGAGCTTCAGCCTTCTGAGCAGGCAGCTTTGAACAGAGGAAATGTAGCCCGTTACTTAGCCAGTGCAGCCGGGAAAAACTTTACCGTCGACGACTCCATCCAATATCTATTGGATATTGGCATAGCAAAGGGAAAAACGGAAAGATCTTTACAGGGGTTCAATAAAAACGAGCCTGTTACAAGAACCGAAGCATTGGCCTTTATAGAACGGCTAAAATATAGATTTGATGAGTTGAAGTCAATTCCTAAAACAACAGAAAAGTATAAAAGTGACCTTGCACAAAAAGATGTTTATACAATACCGGAACAAAACATAAGCATTCAGTTTCCGCAACAATGGAAGAACAAATACGAAGTGGTTACTGCCACAAATACGGATGTAAAAACCAAGAGCTACAACTTCATTGATAAATCCAACAAAAAGTATGGAGGGACACTCTTTACACTGACTGTTTGGCCCAAAGAAGTCTGGTCTTCAGAGGGACCGGAACTTATGAAAAATATTCATATATACAAAATCGGTGAAAGAGAAAATGTCGTCTTCACAATAAATACACCAACTGATGTACAATATGCGACTGAAGATTTAGCATTAAAGACAGAATACCTGAACTTGAGTAATGATATTCAAGAAAAAGGAATCGACTTTATTATCGATTAG
- a CDS encoding helix-turn-helix domain-containing protein, protein MRNTMHQLVRYKAFQKLTISYFLLVLLTVSLLSGVLFYLFSRSAVKEIDHNSKAMLSQITYASDVVYNQVMTIGNALLIQREIISFLNDTTEDKVNNYRIFQQMSQITSIYPYIHSIGIYRPSTGTTVDTAGLPFDSSLTALSSERYMEFYPRSLTIAGRNNDAPLQLLTFLLYPDFSFRTSDNPLIYINVEEKSILTTIRKISKADAASNVFVINNEGKVLSHTDSNLFLEDLSKEQYVQRILNQDKEENSFTANIHNKKHLVTYVKSEKMDWYFVSVSPYSGLISNIDQLRSVTLLVTAGIVLAGLLVSIFLTKNIYSPLSTLFEKIMPGTNVPASGSPFIDEYKIMAEVFHSLEERDKSMQFVISSSSRTIRELYLHSLLQGHPLEYSVPSELIRDIDEEVSGPYFCVLVFKINELEQTKGRIEAVQRPLLRFALGNITKEMLAHIGACDYLNIGENETAAILQCAKNQTPEELKPALRNIQSFLNRYFKATVSIGVGDISYGRKNIPSSYTSAQQYVKYRMIYGKESILDAVATRPHMMTALSYPSAYEKKLIDAVQSGKPEPIREAIGQFVEQISNGSINQVITYSIQLMLSLLKHFDYLQHVPDSNFNEYLVAVTEIESAEQLTEINGIFNRYCFNICALIEEKNLWMNAQKHNVIIEKVQNYIQEQYAQPNLSLELVSNIAGLSPSYLGKLFKGATRQSFSEYLNHTRLEKAKDLLASTHETAAKISESVGMYNITYFSTLFKKKYGLTPSAYREQEALKSPDSAGEGYTSDEQA, encoded by the coding sequence ATGCGGAACACCATGCATCAGCTTGTCCGGTACAAGGCATTTCAAAAGCTTACCATCTCATATTTCCTGCTTGTTCTTCTAACCGTCAGCCTGCTGTCCGGCGTCCTCTTCTATCTCTTCTCCAGAAGCGCCGTCAAGGAGATCGACCACAATTCCAAAGCCATGTTGTCCCAAATCACTTACGCCTCTGACGTTGTCTATAACCAAGTCATGACAATCGGCAATGCACTGCTCATCCAGCGGGAGATCATCTCGTTCCTGAACGACACGACTGAGGACAAGGTTAACAATTACCGTATCTTTCAGCAGATGTCCCAGATTACAAGTATATATCCTTATATACACAGCATTGGGATCTACCGCCCTTCTACGGGAACAACAGTGGATACAGCCGGGCTTCCTTTCGATTCCTCGCTCACCGCCCTCAGCTCAGAGCGGTATATGGAATTTTATCCGCGAAGCCTGACCATTGCCGGCCGTAACAATGATGCGCCGCTGCAGCTCCTAACCTTTCTGCTGTACCCGGATTTCTCATTTCGGACCTCCGACAACCCTCTCATCTATATTAATGTGGAAGAAAAGTCCATTCTGACGACGATTCGCAAGATCAGCAAAGCGGATGCCGCGAGCAACGTTTTCGTCATCAACAATGAGGGTAAAGTGCTCTCCCATACCGATTCAAATTTGTTTCTGGAGGACTTGTCGAAGGAACAGTATGTGCAGCGGATTTTGAATCAGGACAAGGAGGAAAACAGCTTCACAGCAAATATTCATAATAAAAAGCATCTGGTCACTTATGTGAAATCGGAGAAAATGGACTGGTATTTTGTAAGCGTTTCCCCTTACTCCGGGCTCATCTCTAACATTGATCAGCTCCGCAGCGTTACGCTGCTTGTGACGGCCGGGATCGTACTGGCAGGTCTGCTGGTCTCTATTTTTCTGACCAAAAATATTTATAGTCCGTTATCGACGCTGTTTGAAAAGATCATGCCGGGCACGAATGTTCCGGCCTCCGGTTCGCCGTTTATCGATGAATATAAGATCATGGCCGAGGTTTTCCATTCATTGGAGGAACGGGATAAATCGATGCAGTTCGTGATCAGCAGCTCTTCCCGGACGATCCGTGAGCTTTATCTGCATTCATTGCTCCAGGGCCATCCGCTGGAATATTCGGTTCCGAGCGAACTTATCCGGGATATCGACGAAGAAGTGTCCGGGCCTTATTTTTGCGTACTGGTATTCAAAATCAATGAGCTGGAGCAGACAAAAGGGCGGATCGAAGCGGTACAGCGGCCGTTGCTGCGCTTCGCCCTTGGCAATATTACAAAAGAGATGCTGGCGCATATCGGGGCTTGTGATTACTTGAATATTGGGGAGAATGAAACCGCCGCGATCCTTCAGTGTGCAAAAAACCAGACGCCGGAGGAACTCAAGCCCGCCTTGCGCAATATTCAGAGCTTCCTGAACCGTTACTTCAAGGCGACGGTATCCATCGGTGTAGGGGATATAAGCTATGGCAGGAAGAACATCCCTTCCTCCTATACTTCGGCGCAGCAGTATGTTAAATACCGGATGATCTACGGAAAGGAATCGATTCTGGATGCCGTAGCAACGCGGCCCCATATGATGACGGCCTTGAGCTATCCCAGCGCCTACGAGAAGAAGCTAATCGATGCTGTGCAATCCGGCAAGCCGGAGCCTATCCGGGAGGCAATCGGACAATTCGTAGAACAAATCTCTAACGGTTCAATCAATCAGGTCATTACCTACAGCATCCAGCTCATGCTGTCCCTGCTCAAACACTTTGACTATTTGCAGCATGTGCCGGATTCCAATTTCAACGAGTATCTGGTTGCGGTGACTGAAATCGAATCTGCCGAACAGCTGACCGAAATCAACGGCATTTTCAACCGGTATTGTTTCAATATTTGCGCATTAATCGAAGAGAAGAATCTCTGGATGAATGCCCAGAAGCACAATGTTATCATTGAGAAGGTACAGAATTACATTCAGGAGCAATATGCCCAGCCGAACTTATCCCTGGAGCTGGTGTCCAACATCGCCGGCCTGTCGCCAAGCTATCTGGGAAAGCTGTTCAAAGGAGCAACCCGGCAATCGTTCAGCGAATACCTGAACCACACCAGGCTGGAGAAAGCAAAGGATTTGCTTGCTTCCACCCATGAGACTGCCGCCAAAATCAGTGAATCGGTAGGCATGTACAATATCACTTATTTCTCCACGCTGTTCAAGAAAAAGTATGGCCTGACTCCTTCGGCCTACCGCGAGCAGGAGGCGCTGAAAAGTCCTGATAGCGCTGGAGAAGGTTATACTTCAGACGAGCAGGCCTAA
- a CDS encoding glycoside hydrolase family 130 protein → MKTNMPIIGALESSLPIRRHPANPVLDAARVPYPTALVFNAGVAKFGGRYVMVFRNDYGSLEKQTIEPSHTTDLGIAFSDDGIHWTAGPKPVFKLRDEEIVRAYDPRLTVIDGRCYMCFAVDTRHGIRGGIAVTDDFESFEILSLSTPDLRNMVLFPERIGGNFVRLERPFTVYSRGGVDRFDTWISESPDLIYWGRSELLLSVEQVPFANDKIGPAAPPVKTSKGWLTTFHAVDIDPARGKNGWEPSWKKRYTAGIMLLDLDNPKKILGMSASPLLAPEAAYETDGGFRNNVIFPGGMVLEEDGEVKIYYGAADTVECLATAHVDDLIRLCLEG, encoded by the coding sequence ATGAAAACCAATATGCCCATCATCGGCGCACTGGAGTCCAGCCTGCCCATTCGCCGTCATCCGGCTAATCCCGTGCTGGACGCTGCCCGTGTGCCGTATCCCACCGCGCTTGTCTTCAATGCAGGCGTCGCCAAATTCGGTGGCCGCTACGTCATGGTATTCCGCAACGACTACGGCTCCCTGGAGAAGCAGACCATCGAGCCGTCTCACACGACGGATCTTGGCATCGCTTTCAGCGACGATGGCATTCACTGGACGGCGGGGCCGAAGCCGGTCTTCAAGCTGCGCGACGAAGAGATCGTACGTGCCTACGATCCGCGTCTGACGGTTATCGACGGCCGCTGCTACATGTGCTTCGCCGTAGATACACGGCACGGCATCCGGGGAGGGATCGCTGTGACGGACGATTTTGAATCCTTCGAGATATTGAGCTTGTCGACCCCGGACCTGCGGAATATGGTGCTGTTCCCGGAGCGGATCGGCGGCAACTTCGTAAGGCTGGAACGGCCGTTCACCGTGTACAGCCGCGGCGGCGTTGACCGGTTCGATACCTGGATCTCGGAGTCGCCGGATCTGATCTATTGGGGCCGTTCCGAGCTGCTGCTGTCGGTGGAGCAGGTGCCGTTTGCCAATGACAAGATCGGCCCGGCCGCACCTCCCGTGAAGACGAGTAAGGGCTGGCTCACCACGTTCCATGCAGTGGATATCGATCCCGCCAGAGGGAAGAACGGCTGGGAACCGTCCTGGAAGAAGCGGTACACGGCCGGCATTATGCTGCTTGATCTCGACAATCCGAAGAAAATCCTCGGCATGAGCGCATCGCCGCTGCTCGCACCTGAAGCAGCTTATGAGACGGACGGGGGCTTCCGCAATAACGTCATTTTCCCCGGCGGCATGGTGCTGGAGGAGGACGGAGAAGTGAAAATCTATTACGGAGCCGCCGACACGGTGGAATGCCTGGCTACCGCTCATGTGGATGATCTGATCAGGCTTTGTTTGGAGGGGTAA
- a CDS encoding extracellular solute-binding protein codes for MKKSYVILLAVVLLFSTLIGCSQGSNSTNTADKEDNSSAAKPENNGKPAETVKIKYLVPGTEPKDYKEVFQKVNEKLAADGVGVEVEKIYIPWDAWDQKLNLMLSTGEDFDLFHVMQDRTPFSSYYNRGALADITDAIEKYGQNLKKHIPDDIFDGAKIDGKYYAAPSYWVEMASEGQFDIRRDILRENNLKEPTTPAELISAWETVMKNWKGSNKPYLGTRADFDPIFLHTSILHRTYDTFPFTVKDKFFYVNQNGEVKSWIETEEFKKDASFMRELYTKGITNPDILVMKQEQVDAQLDSGDWFVRLGTGGSLTGLKKYNPEATVNDIGVVWFNPEKEYLRPLTFKNGNAVPVNSKHPEAAVKFMDWMLASQENYDLVQYGIEGKHYTKDGEKGYKPIKDPNNNNNPGYRGSDSQNGNVNFMRFDLENSIPDNNKVLFEPNPNAVNSIAANFIFDPTNVRAEYTNIMSEASASITPIYMGVLEYDKAFPAALEKMRKAGLDKVVAEYQKQFQEYQASLK; via the coding sequence ATGAAAAAGTCTTACGTAATTCTTTTAGCTGTGGTGCTTCTCTTTTCGACACTGATTGGATGCAGCCAGGGTTCCAATTCAACCAACACTGCGGATAAGGAAGACAACTCATCAGCCGCGAAACCGGAGAATAACGGCAAGCCTGCAGAGACGGTAAAAATCAAATATTTGGTTCCCGGCACGGAGCCGAAAGACTACAAGGAGGTGTTCCAAAAGGTTAATGAGAAGCTGGCTGCGGACGGTGTCGGCGTTGAGGTGGAGAAGATCTACATTCCGTGGGATGCTTGGGATCAGAAGCTGAACTTGATGTTGTCCACCGGCGAAGATTTCGATCTGTTCCACGTTATGCAAGACCGTACGCCGTTCTCCAGCTATTATAATCGCGGTGCATTGGCGGATATCACAGATGCCATCGAAAAATACGGACAGAATCTGAAGAAACATATCCCGGACGATATCTTCGACGGGGCTAAAATCGATGGGAAATATTATGCCGCTCCGTCCTATTGGGTTGAGATGGCGAGTGAAGGTCAGTTCGATATCCGCCGCGACATTCTCCGCGAGAACAATCTCAAGGAGCCGACTACTCCGGCTGAATTGATCAGCGCTTGGGAGACTGTTATGAAGAACTGGAAGGGAAGCAATAAGCCCTATCTGGGCACACGGGCGGATTTTGACCCGATCTTCCTGCATACGTCGATCCTGCACCGGACGTATGACACCTTCCCGTTCACGGTGAAGGATAAGTTCTTCTATGTGAATCAGAACGGCGAGGTCAAGTCCTGGATTGAGACCGAGGAATTCAAGAAGGATGCGTCCTTCATGCGCGAGCTATACACAAAGGGAATTACCAATCCCGATATCCTGGTCATGAAGCAGGAACAGGTAGACGCGCAGCTCGACAGCGGTGACTGGTTCGTCCGTCTGGGAACCGGCGGAAGCTTGACCGGGCTCAAGAAGTACAATCCAGAGGCCACTGTAAACGATATCGGTGTTGTGTGGTTTAACCCGGAGAAAGAATATCTGCGCCCGCTCACCTTCAAAAACGGGAATGCCGTACCGGTGAACAGCAAGCATCCCGAAGCTGCCGTCAAATTCATGGATTGGATGCTGGCAAGCCAAGAAAACTATGATCTGGTTCAATATGGCATCGAGGGCAAGCATTACACCAAGGACGGCGAGAAGGGCTATAAGCCGATCAAAGACCCGAATAACAATAATAATCCGGGGTATAGAGGATCTGATTCGCAAAACGGCAACGTAAACTTCATGCGTTTTGATTTGGAGAATAGCATCCCTGATAACAACAAAGTTCTGTTTGAGCCTAATCCGAATGCAGTCAACAGTATCGCGGCGAACTTTATTTTTGACCCGACGAATGTAAGGGCTGAGTACACCAACATTATGTCGGAAGCTTCAGCGAGCATCACTCCGATTTATATGGGCGTCCTGGAATACGATAAGGCTTTCCCGGCTGCACTGGAAAAAATGAGAAAAGCCGGTTTGGATAAGGTAGTTGCGGAATATCAGAAGCAATTCCAGGAATATCAGGCTTCGCTTAAATAA
- a CDS encoding ABC transporter permease: MEKKRRRGFGMLSDIRRNGTSYLLVLPAMAYTFIFGYMTYPYMLIAFQRFNYSKGIFHSEWIGLKNFEFFFRSNKAFTVTFNTIYLNLLFIIFGTLTALAISLILNELRKKLFVKISQSMMLFPNFISWIVISYVLYAFFSMDMGIVNKLLNQLGIAPVNWYTEQQAWPAILTIMHVWKGAGMSAVIYLATITGIDETLYEAAEIDGASRWQMCMRITVPLMMPTVVILMLLSVGKIMYGDFGMIYALIGDNGTLYGTTDIIDTYVFRSLRQIGNPSEAMAVGLFQSVVGFILVFGTNAITRKFFKDGALY; the protein is encoded by the coding sequence TTGGAAAAGAAACGGCGGCGGGGATTCGGTATGCTGTCCGATATTCGCAGGAACGGTACGTCTTATCTGCTGGTTCTGCCTGCGATGGCATACACCTTTATTTTTGGGTATATGACGTATCCGTATATGCTCATTGCTTTCCAGCGATTCAATTACAGTAAGGGAATATTCCATAGCGAGTGGATAGGATTAAAGAACTTCGAGTTCTTCTTCCGGTCGAACAAGGCGTTTACGGTCACCTTTAACACCATATATCTAAATTTGCTTTTTATCATCTTCGGTACGCTGACGGCGCTGGCGATTTCACTGATCCTGAACGAGCTGCGCAAGAAGCTGTTCGTCAAGATTAGCCAATCGATGATGCTGTTCCCGAACTTCATATCCTGGATCGTGATCAGCTATGTGCTGTACGCATTTTTTTCAATGGATATGGGGATCGTGAACAAATTGCTGAACCAGCTCGGCATCGCCCCGGTCAACTGGTACACTGAGCAGCAGGCATGGCCGGCTATTCTTACCATCATGCATGTGTGGAAGGGAGCCGGGATGAGCGCCGTTATTTATCTGGCTACTATTACCGGAATCGATGAGACGTTGTATGAAGCGGCCGAGATAGACGGGGCCAGCCGGTGGCAGATGTGCATGCGCATTACGGTTCCATTGATGATGCCTACGGTGGTTATACTGATGCTGCTCTCGGTCGGCAAAATCATGTACGGCGATTTTGGGATGATCTATGCCTTGATCGGCGATAACGGCACCTTGTATGGGACCACGGACATCATTGATACGTATGTATTCCGCTCGTTGCGGCAGATTGGCAATCCTTCCGAAGCAATGGCCGTCGGACTGTTCCAGTCCGTTGTCGGATTTATCCTTGTCTTCGGTACAAATGCCATTACCCGCAAATTTTTCAAAGACGGTGCGTTATATTAA